The region GTCGCCCGGCACGTCCGGCGGCCGAATGAAGGGAAGGAGCAGGTCTTTGCGGTCCAGGGGGCGAAGCGCCCAGGTGTCGAGGGCGACGACGTTGTCCTTCACCCGCCCGTTGTGCGCCAGCTCGAACACGTGGTTGCCGTGGATGTGGGGCGAGTGGGTCGCCAGCCCCGCGTTCAGGGTGCGCAGGATGGCGGGCTGGCCGATGCGGCCGTGGGGGGCGATGTCGTGGTCGTGGGAGGCGAAGAAGCCGCTCTTCCCGTTGATCGTGAAGTACCGGGGACGATAGCCCTCGGTGAACGCGGCCGCGGGCAGGCTCGGATCGGAGAAGACGGCTTCGTTCTTGGCCGGGTCGACCGTGTTGAAGACCCAGATCCACGTGCGGCCGGGTTCCCAGAAGTGGCCGGGGAATCCGCGATCGGCCCTGCCCAGGTCGTCGAAGAGGGCGCGGACAGGGTGAACCTCGCCCGAAGGAAGAGGTGGCAGGTCCACCCGACGGTAGGGCGCGCTGCCCAGACGCGGCAGCACCACCAGGGCGCCGTGGAGCCCCAGGGTGCGGTTCACCGGAGGGTTGGCGGCGTCCAGGTAGAGGTAGGTCCCGGGCTCCGGGGCCGGAAACTCGATGGCGACGGGTTCTCGTGAGGGAAGGGAAACCGGCTCCACCACGCCGGGCACGGCAAAGGTGTGCTCTCCCGGCAGACCGCTCGAAACCTCGAGGCGGATGCGGTCCCCCTCCACCGCCACCAGGACCGGCCCCGGGATCCGAGGCCCGAAGGGCTCCCCCGCGTCGTAGGCCCACATGTAGGCGAGGGTGCCGTCTACCATCTCGGCCAGCACCTCCCGGAGCGCGAGGCGGATGGGCCCGTGCCCGGGGAAGTGGGCCGCCCGGGCCGATGCCGGGAGGAGCGCACCCGGACCGGCCGCCAGGGCCGTGAGCCCCAAGGCTCCGGATTTCAGGAACTCCCTTCGGTCCATGGCCCCCTTCCTGCCCCCCGGCTGTTCGGCCTGCGACGCCCATGCGCGCGCTCCGGTCTTGGCCGGAGAATAGCGGCGGCCAGAATCCCGAGCAATGGGGGGTTTCCCCCAATCGGCGCTCCGGTCCGGGCGCTGTCCCGGGACCGGCAGTCCGGCCCAAGGCGCCGGGGGCCTACTTGCTCCAGGTGCTGGGGAAGAAGAGGGCGAGGACGGTGAAGAGCTCCAGGCGGCCGAGCAGCATGCAGAAGGACAGCAGCACCTTGCCCGCTTGGGGGAGCTGGGCGTAGGTCTCGGCCGGGCCGACCTCCCCGAGGCCCGGGCCGATGTTGCTCACGCAGGCGATCACCGAGGCCACGGCCGTGATGGGATCCACCCCCAGGAGCGCCATGCCCAGCGAGGCGGCCCCGGTGACCAGGAGAAAGAGGGCGAAAAAGCCGAGCACCCCCTGGAGCACCGCGTCGGGCACGGGGCGGCCGTCGAGCTTGACCCGGCGCACCCCCCGGGGGTGGATCACGTTCCACACCTGCACCACGGCGTGCTTGAGCAGCAGGAGCACCCGGCTCACTTTCATGCCGCCCCCGGTGGACCCCGCGGATCCTCCCACGAACATGAGGAGCACAAGGAGCACCTGGCACACGAAGGGCCAGGTCTCGTAATCGGCAGTGCCGAAGCCGGTGGTGGTGAGGATGGAAACCGCCTGGAAGGAGCTGTAGCGCAGGTTTTCCAGGAGGTTGTCGTACGCCGTGCCGGCGTTGGCCGCGGTGAGGATGACGATGGCGGCCCCCGTGAGGATGGCGTAGAAGCGAAGCTCCTCGCTGCGGAGCGCCTTGCGGCCCCGTCCCACGAGCACCGCGTGGTGAATCGCGAAGTTCACGCCGGCCAGGAACATGAAGACGGTCACCACGGCGTCCACGTAGGCGCTCTGGTAGGCGCCCACGCTCGCGTTGCGGGTGGAGAACCCCCCCGTGGCCAGGGTGGCGAAGGCGTGGCACACGGCCTCGAACCAGTCGAGTCCTCCCAGGAGCAGCAGCACCACCTGGGCCGCCGTGAGCCCCACGTAGACGCCCCAGAGGAGCTTGGCGGTGTCCTGGATGCGGGGCCGCAAGCGGTCCGCCGTGGGGCCCGGGACCTCGGCCCGGAAGAGCTGCATTCCGCCGACCCCCAGCATGGGGAGGATGGCGAGCCCCAGCACGATGATGCCCATGCCCCCCAGCCAGTGGGTCAGCGCCCGCCACAGGAGCAGGCTCCGGGGCACGGCTTCGATGTCAGTTAAGATGGTCGCGCCGGTGGTGGTGAAGCCCGAGAGCGACTCGAAGACCGCGTCCACCAGGGAGGGGCACACCCCCGAAAACCAGTAGGGCAGACCCCCGAGGACCCCGAAGAGGACCCAGCCCAGGGTCACCACCCCAAACCCCTCCCGGTGGGTGAGCTCGGGGCGGGTGCCCCGGGTGGCGAGGAGGAATCCGGCCCCCAGGGCGGCGGCCAGGGCCGCCGACGCCGCCAGCGCGGGCCACGCCCCGTCTGCATCCGCCAGGGAAAGGCCCAGGGGCACCCAGAGGACCCCCGCCAGGAAGACGCTCAGCGCCCCGAGGACCTTGAGGAGGACGGCGGTGTTCATGGGGCGCCGAAGAAGTCCTCTACCGTGGGCACGGCTTCGGGCAGGGCGAAGGTGACGGCCCGGTCACCGGGCTGGAGAGCCGTTTCCCCGTCGGGG is a window of Thermodesulfobacteriota bacterium DNA encoding:
- a CDS encoding TrkH family potassium uptake protein, whose amino-acid sequence is MNTAVLLKVLGALSVFLAGVLWVPLGLSLADADGAWPALAASAALAAALGAGFLLATRGTRPELTHREGFGVVTLGWVLFGVLGGLPYWFSGVCPSLVDAVFESLSGFTTTGATILTDIEAVPRSLLLWRALTHWLGGMGIIVLGLAILPMLGVGGMQLFRAEVPGPTADRLRPRIQDTAKLLWGVYVGLTAAQVVLLLLGGLDWFEAVCHAFATLATGGFSTRNASVGAYQSAYVDAVVTVFMFLAGVNFAIHHAVLVGRGRKALRSEELRFYAILTGAAIVILTAANAGTAYDNLLENLRYSSFQAVSILTTTGFGTADYETWPFVCQVLLVLLMFVGGSAGSTGGGMKVSRVLLLLKHAVVQVWNVIHPRGVRRVKLDGRPVPDAVLQGVLGFFALFLLVTGAASLGMALLGVDPITAVASVIACVSNIGPGLGEVGPAETYAQLPQAGKVLLSFCMLLGRLELFTVLALFFPSTWSK